The segment TTTCAGGTTTTACCTGCCAATCACTGTACAGACCTGTTACAGGTTTTTCTGGCTTAGAAGCTTGGCGCATGGCTTCAACAAGCCGAACAATCTGAGCATCCGTCATCTGAGCCGAGACAGGTGCAGCGATCAGACTTAGTGCAACGATAAAGCTTGATCGCGCTACAAGTTGCTTACAAAATTGCATAACCGCCTTTAAAGTTTTGCATTAAATGGAAATTAGGATCTGAGGACTATTTTGGTTGGATTAAAGTGCCACCCTGCGACAAACCGTATTTTACTTGAAGATCAGAAAATGAATCAGAATTTCAGCTTCAAAAAACTATGGAGGAATGGTGGAAAAAGATCAAGCGTGCGCTTAACAATTGCTTAAGTTTATGCATTACAAAAAAAAGGAGAGAATCAATTTCCCTCCTTTTTCATAGTTTGTCCGAATCGCCGTTTTTACTTGTTCACGTGACCCACGACTTGATCTTTCAACTTGTTGAACTCCTCGCCCAACTCACTCCGATTCGAGGCTTTGAGCAAATAGCGATAAATGAACCAAACGCTATATCCTAAGCCGATTAATTCAAACGTCGGCTCCAACAAAGGCACTTCATTAATTGCCCCAAGCAGTGCAAGCGTTAATTTCACAGACACGATCGAACCAAAAATCAAACCTGCAACCACGAGGGGTTTGCGTTGTTCTGAGAAAAACTTACCCAACAATTCTGGCAGAGTTGACAAAACCGTATAAGTTTTGTCTGCGATCTCGCGCCATTGCTCAGAGGATACACCAGATGACACAGGCGCTAGAGTTCCAGCCTCATCCATTTTGATTTTC is part of the Leptolyngbya boryana PCC 6306 genome and harbors:
- a CDS encoding CAAD domain-containing protein, giving the protein MEPEVKEMETPTAVETPTKIKMDEAGTLAPVSSGVSSEQWREIADKTYTVLSTLPELLGKFFSEQRKPLVVAGLIFGSIVSVKLTLALLGAINEVPLLEPTFELIGLGYSVWFIYRYLLKASNRSELGEEFNKLKDQVVGHVNK